In Biomphalaria glabrata chromosome 16, xgBioGlab47.1, whole genome shotgun sequence, the sequence gattttttgcagttaaatatTTTCACGATTTTTGGGCACTGTTATTATTTAgcattagatctaaattaataaCATTTAGACTCTAGAGATAATGGACCCAATACAGGGAAGATTATAAACTATATATCTACATCTTATTTTCGTCAATGAAGCTCAGTAGGCctatagctctagatctattttagtgACAGTCTTTGCAAACATTTGTCTTagtcaatttgtttttaaacaagcCGCACAggctcttttatttttgtaaacttCACTAAGTTGTACTCGAGATGTGTTACAAAAGCTAAAATGCTTACTTCTTCTACtattagatatagaatctagatctaataatatacTAATATAATATTGCATCTAtgtaattctagatcaagatttatttattctagactctatctagatctagacgaaattttaaaatatcaaattttagAAGTGCGTCTAATTGGTTCTGTGAAtatcaatataattaattatagtAGAAAAGATAGTCGATTTCTAGCTTTCTTGTAAACTTTTCTGGATGCCATTTCTTGTTATGCTGTCTTTTTGTTACATTGGCATTATTGCTAGTTTAGAAAGCGGTAatttaaagttaattaaatatctaAAATTAGATATCTTGACTAAATACTATGACATTGAATACCATGAATACTAATTAGGTCTACTATGATGACTGTGACAATCACAATGAATGACAGACATAGATAAGAtatcatagatctagagattttgaTGTAGATTgtgtagatctatctatctagatctagcgatCTAATTAAATCATCTATGATTTAGATAGatttagaacaggggttctcaacctgtcggtcgcgaccccctaggggtctatagaCTATTTGACAGGGGTTGCTTATGACCATCGAAAATGTGGATTTTTTTGTCCATTCCAACTTGTAAAACTTGTCACatactaagtttttttttcattggaattAAGTTTATTGTTATTTGATGATAGATATTGCAACAACTGAAtcagaattaatttttaaaaatttgtctcagcagatatatttttattaaggtTAAGCTAATGCTGTCATTTATATGGCCAAAGAGTCAGTATTAATAGTCAATAATTAAGATATAAGGGAAGATAAAGGTCCGccactttaaaaataatgaacaatgacaaacaaacatgttaAATCTGTAATTCGGGAACTAAACTGtgtccatttttaaaaaaggttgaagaaaGCATCaataaatatgaattttaatAAGTAAACTTTGTTTAGAAATGTATAACACATTGGACAACATGAACCTTGGATGAACTAATGGTAGCAGGGCAGGAAAGCATGGGCGTCCCATAGTGCTatggtaagaaactctgttgttgaGCTCCCATACTGTTCTAGTGTCACTTCATTTGTCTTCCCGCAGCTCTTGGTCACTCTTTTAAGATTAGCACCTCTGTTTCTTCTGCCTGCCCCTGTGTCCCATTAGTTTAAGCAGAAATTGAATAACCCCAGTATGTCATTTCTAacgaaaataataattacatgcTTCCAACTTTATCTGCTCTATGAGGAAAATGACATTGAATCTGATTCATCCTACTATCCAAATGTACGTTAACATCTTATTTGCACTAGCTAGAAATCCAATGaaagtcaaagttgaagatgtttAGGAGACAGAAATAGTTTAACAGCGAAAAATTTCTATAATTTGTCTGTGTTGCACCTTGTTCCatttgcaaacattttttttaaatagactgTTAGTCTAAACACAGAAAATTATTACATATATATGCAATGTGAATAAggaatagaaaagtaaataaatgcatgtcataaagatattatttcatttatttgtaattggaTGATAAGGATAACATAATGTAAAACATATATTTCAAGAATATAATTACATATTGTTTCATGATTAAACACAAAGCTTTGACTATGCAAATCAGATATATACATTAGGCCTCCaataataattttgtaacaTTAGCATAAGCACAGTTACTTATACTGATAatcaaaaataatttactgTAGTGGGTTGCGGATAAGTGATGAATTGTGAAAAAGGGTTGCAGAGCTAAAAACgttgagaacctctgatctagaaaaatattattattatataattatagactCTAATCAATTTAATCATGGTAATCAATAAGTTTCATTtgcttttacaaagcttagatctagatttaaatcaattataaaattatatcaactcactctgcctggtACAAATTTCTTTCATGTAATtactcccacttcccatttttgGTCAAATTggtggatcaagttgaaactttgcacagttattcattTTGACTGTCCCTAActaatatgaataaataaataaacagattaATCGattaattagtagtaattaattaatgttgtttgatttaaaaagggaaataaatcgtgcagtattgatatatataaatattttaatggaGGGGAACGTGAAAGAGGTATAAACTCTAGATCTGTGttatcttattatatatataattacagacgttctatcaaaaaagaaaatctgtttTAAGCGTGTGTTGATCTAGGCATGTAGGAGATTTAggacagtatttaaaaaaaaatctatccaCCTTAGCAAGCATATTTGGTCAAATATTACATAACATGTTGGTATACATAATTAAATATGCTTTTACTCCTTGTAGCCAAATCTATATCCTATATTGTAATGTATTGTATATTGAAAGAACAAAGTAtcctatttataaaaaaaaaattaaaaaaatgtaaatgatatatatttaaatcaaatatgtgattttcagtattaaaaaaatcacttcAAGATATGTCTTTTGAAAATAATGGAAGAAATATGTTCAATTTTATTGGCTAAATGATTTCAACTTATCTGTtaagattaactctttctctcctaattgacgatgccaacgttgatttgactcccattaaactaaattggttTTTGGATTTAtgaactttaatttgtgttgtgtaaaaaaagcatgcattttcctataattcaataccaaatataacatttttttttatcacaaacaaaacaagttattgaagtttaatcataacaggatagtgaaatacaaatgagcgaaatgaataatactattggaatgagaaaaataattacggagaaaaagagCTTTTTCTTAATCTGTTTAACTTATGTGCTGTTTCCTTTCATACTGCTAGCACTGTGCCTATCAAGTTTTGAATATTATGAGACTTTCAATTATATTTCTGAATTCACGAGAATTAAAAGATCTTTTGGCCAGACACAATTAGTAAAGCGTGTGCACTTCCAAGTTTTTAATATGTAAGTTATCAATTGAACAGAAATATGTAGATGTCTAGATCcagttaaatttattattagttttagaAATAACTATTTATATCACCTAAAGGCTATCTTTAGTCTACATTTGTAGCTTTGTACTTAATATATGTTAAAGGGGCTATAGTTTTCACAGTAACTGTAAAAACTGCTtacttttttaatgttaaagttttttttttttaaatcattggtaCTTGGCAATTAATGTTGATGAATAGAATGGTTATGTCACTTACAGTTACAATTTATTCTATCTACACGTTTCGTCTTGTAACAGTTTCAGTCCTATCAAGTTTTTAACTGTCTGGACTCATCATCATCACTTTTTtgagttcctcgtggaacatagggcctcgacaaaaacacgccactctccacggtcttttgctagctttttgatggtgtcccagctcttccctgtcttctctgcttcttcaagtacactgcgtcgccatgttctttttggtcttcctctgcgtcttgttccctgggggttccactctaaggcctgcctagctctgctgctggtatcttttctaagggtgtgaccaatccatctccacttccactctaagatctgcacttctatgtttttctgtccactcatctcccacagtttggtgttttctactttgtcataccagtgtatttttaggatatttctcaggcatctgttgatgaaggtctgtatttttttggaCTAGtccatattaaataaaatgcttGACATGACAGCTAATTATCTCAATTCAGTTtgaatttacatttttgtttttacagtaAGTTTTTAATCTACAAATTGCAATTtgatatagaaaacaaaacataaaagtacaaatagtaaataatatagaagtttaaaattttttatttatttttgtaatctgTATCAAACAGCAGTTTTGATTTAACGCTAGAGTCAGGTGCCACTGTGTTAGCTAGAAACTTTAAAACCTATCTGGTTAATGGCTATGGTAAAATGAGACCATTCACTATTGACACTGCCACAGTATTTACTGGACATCGTACAggtaataatatatatgtatagtagTTCTATACCAAGTTAGATGTTTGATGTCTTTGGCAGACAAGGTAGTTTTATTCTTTGCAGTTTGAGCCAAGGaaaatcaatattgtttttttttttcagctattCAGCATGGCCATACAAAGTGTTGATTCTTTTGGGCTGTAGTGCTAGCAGGGTTAGCCTAAGGTGATTTAAAATGGGGCATTTAAATaggaagcgatgggaagacaacataaaagaattggCATgacgccattgaaagaggtcctatcaaaggcaaaatacagagaggaatggagaaagatggttgacaaatcttatgtggtgccccaactgtccaacagactaagggataggtgaagttgattcaaagaggatatgattCACAGTTTATAAGGGTGGGCatagtgttggttatgttgggctgtagtgttAATATGGGCAGGCTGTGGGGATTTAAACTGGGGCATATAAAGAGGATATGAGGGTGGGCCTACAGATCAGGGGTgggtgtgtgggatttattcTAGCTGTTAAGGTGAtaatttaaagttgtttgtCTCGATCTTAGTTCAAATTATTGTAGACAGCTCTATGCGTGGGAGGATATCGATACTGTTCAGTTtgttatgtaaattatgagtgagtctggtgtgaatgtacattttgtttttttctagttataatgttttgtttggtgtaatgcacaaattgtaagacagatttccttatggacaataaagatgattattattattaatattattgtttGAGCCACTTCTTTTAGTGATTGCTGGCTAACATTGACTTGAGAGGGAGGTAGTTTACTGGACTGTCTGTTTGTTTCACGGATGTTTGTTTGAATATTTTGAAGTCTGTATTCCagttaaaaaacaatataaaatagaaataaatattgaacTAAAAATTGTCTATAATATTGTTACTTACAGATAATTCTAGCATAATTGTCAGTGCCCATACAGAGGATGTCCTGTGGTCAATACAGGTATTTGAAGTCAATAATATTTACGTTATTGAGGTAATTTTATGAACTGTTTGCACTATTTTGTGTTATCTACATACCATTTAGttgtttattgaaaataaatattattattgtaactattatctttttttattggaTTCAGATTTATCCTAATTTTTGCTTTTAGTGCAGATTAACATGTAGGATTCATTTagaagtaaagtaaaaagttcccctttcagaccttgtggtctatagggcagatgatgtaaaggtcatctgtttctgtggcctatagttaatgagggtgtcatgtggccagcacaacgaccaaccacctttagttttccccaactaatgtcaggtacacattagagctgggtggactcagaggcgccaaaaaatcccgaaataaaaaaaataccagttttcaccaggattcacccttgagggattatgggcgcgacatggcctaaattatgctgatgtgccaaaaaccccaAATAACATTTCACCTGGATTCAAACCCAGActcctggttcggaagccaagcgctttactgctcagccacatcACCTCCTTATTTAGAAGTGGGTATTAGATTAATCATCTATTCTCTCATCTAATTCTCTTGATAGGTTCAGCTGAAACAAATTTGCAATTGagtataaataatttttgttaacATACAGATTAGGAGCTCTGTTGGCTTCTTCTGCTAGTCTTTATGGCATTCAGCAACTATTTACTGGTATAAAGAACATGAGACTTGGTTTTCTTGTCCGTCCtgaagttaactctttctctcctgacgaTACCAAGGTttattccaccagaatgtggtaaataattacggagagaaagagttaaggcatCATGAAAAATGTTTGGCCTAAAATAAGCGTAAGGAAAAAAACCCAACTTTTTTAAAAGGGTTATTTCTTTTAGGTATTTTTGCTGCTAGCCTCCTGGGTAGATATTTCCTAAAAGTTACATCCACAGAAACTGTCCCTAGCttgaaaatgtaattttttcttttagtgtAGGTTAACAAAATATAATCAGGTGCCTTTCAAACTggtagttttttaaaatatcatttgcaaaaaaaaataaccaataaaaTATCAAATTAGTTTCATTTAATCAGAGAGAAATGGGGCCTGATGTCTGAGTGGCAAAGCGCTTGACATCCGATTGGCATCAGGATTTTAGGGGCATCgatgagtccaaccaactctaaggAGTACCTATAATTGATTTGGGAAAGTGAAGGCATTGTTCatttggtcacatgacacccttttaactgcaatagaaacagatggcctttacatttTTCTGCCCtctagattgcaaggtctgaaagactacttctttttttatcagagagaaaaatattaaaatatttccacTTTTGTCTTTCAGCCTGCCTGGTACTACTTAACTGCTGACAGTAACCCAAAGAATAACACATACCTAGCTTACAGAGCATCGGACTTGAAAAATGTGACTTGGAAGTGGTAATTTATTTTTGATATAGTagaactatgaaaaaaaaaacaatcctatATCAGTATATGACACTTGGAATTCTGagtttcaaattttttattattttttttatcttttcagtcTTAACAAATATGCCAACCAATCTAAAACATTCAAAACTTTGTATAGTATGCCTGATAAAGCTGCAGGTGAATATAATTGttgaacacattttaaaataattcttgataaggaaaaatttttttgttaatcttaAGGGAATGTAGTGGTCAAATGGTAAAGTGTTTGGCTTACAAACCGAAGGATCTCAAGTTcaaatctggatgaagactaAGACTTAAGGATTttataggtacctgacattagttaggagAAATAAAAGGCAgtcggtcattgtgctggccacatgactctcGTTAGCCATTGTCCATAGAAAACAGATAACCTTTTACATCATGTTTGCTGGGTCGGAAACGGGTATTTGCATTTCCTTCATTATTTTGCTTAGTCAAGGCTGCAATGATTGTTTCTAAGTGGATTAAATTAAAGTTTTCTAAAGccaattttctcttttttccctAATTTCTAGGGCATTTTGCAGAACTCAAAAAAAGATCTACAAAAGGAACTACTTGTCTTATGAATATGTTTGCTGACTATGACCTGTTTGCCAGACGTTGCAGACATAGTGAGCAGATCTGTGGATCATTAATAGTAAATTAGTTATTACCTCGTTTCTGTATGGCTTGCTTTAGTTGATGCATTAGTATTAGTTCTACATAGCAACAAACGCACCACACAAATAGAACAGGTGACTTCTGATTCAGCAAACTTGTGAAAAACTGTCCCTTAGCAAGCAAAACAGAGTGAATGCTAACAAGAAAGATGATAAAAGATAAGTTGGTTAATATTactcttcacctatcccttaggaTAGAATTTTTACCCCACATGGATTTTGTTTTCTAGGGCAGGCCATATCCCTTCCAATTAGCTTTTCTTTAGCATCACTTCCAGAGTCTTTAGTGGCCTTGGCATTGATTGTAGAAAGACTAGCATTCATTATTATAGGTAAGTGGTCACTGCCAAAATCATTaagtacttgttgagttgtGAAAAGTTCCAAGTTACCAGAGACTCAAGAAATATCTAGCAGCGATAATGAGCCATTGCTAGCATacagaatgttaaaaaaaaaaaggtgggggggatTCTTGTTTTGCATAAGGAAAAGATTAATAGAGTTGCATAGGTCATAGACTAAGTTACCAGGATTGTGAATGGGCATTAAGATCTCTAACTAGAATAGTGCCTATCATTATTGTCACTCATATAACTAAAGCCTGTTTTTGTGGgtttataaacattgatgcTTTGAAAGTGTcttttatttttccaaattttcAACACCAAATTGTCTGTCCTCACCTGACCTACATCTGTGGGCACTTTCTTTGTAACCAGAGCATTAGTCGCCAATACAATCAGTTCACCTGTCAGGCACTCTTGAAATAACTTACACCCATGCACACTTTGTTGAACAATGTCATTATTTCTAGTGTTTTTGAAATAAGTCCTAAAACATGACTTTGAAGTTTTAGGGTCAGATTTGGAATTTTTAGGATTGGGTTGCTTTAGCTTTGCAACTAATTTAGATTGGGAAGAATGGTAACCCTTTTTCACAATGTTCCAGACATTGTGAGGCAATTAGGAGCACATTAGTCAATGCCAGACCTATTGCCCTTCATCTGATTTGTGGAGCATTTTAGGGTCTGCTCTGACCTgtcttttttattgtatttttctttaacATATTTTGGGTTCATTTAAAGTAAGCGGTCCAGATGTTATTCATAGACTTATGAAAGGGTCATAGAATGGCCAATTCAGCCACTTAATTGTCTGGGCAAGATTTAATCCAAGGATGGAGTAGGGACCTTTTTTGATACTGCCAGTTTAGGGCATGCTGATTTCAGCATTAACTCTGAACTCCCCCACAGacagtttatatatttttaaaatgtttttcttgttagcaTTATAGTAGTTTGAGACTAAATTGGATGATAAACATGTTGACAACATTGAATAGTTTTATTAGGTAACAATCAGCGAgttgtttaataaataaataaataaattttggcttttatatagcgctactttcatgcttatagagcgctttggtccaatctcagttgtggaccagtggggggagggggtatctaggagaaggtttttccgtgctgcctttaggcaataagtttattagtttaagaaaaacaaaatactgaTTAGATGTTTTTGTTCTCCAGGTCAGCTTGGTTCAGAAAGCTGATGCAATCTACAGAGCTTCAGTGTTTGATTATGAAAAGAATATAATGTTTACAAACATCAgtttacatataaaaaatgtaagtCCTTGTGTTTTCAtattaatatacattttatgtCATGACTTTATTTTGAAGAGAAATATTGTCTGTCAAAATTACATGTCATAGGCCAGTTTGTAAGTGCCTCTATGTCTCTACCTGAACACAATGAAGAAAAACTAAAgtaaaaacatatatacatattattaaAGCTAGTAACTTTTCATCAGTATTGCTTTACCCCCCACATTTGAGTCTTATATAAACTATGTTGTTCTTTCAGTTGATTTTATAAACTATGTTGTTCTTTCAGTTGATTTTATAAACTATGTTGTTCTTTCAGTTGATTTTATAAACTATGTTGTTCTTTCAGTTGTATATCTACACCAGCTACACAATTTCAGATCCAAATGGAGGAAAATTTGTGCATTTTAATGTGGATGGTATTGCCTGGACAGCTGACGACAAGCTGAATGTAAGAATagatattaagtttttttttaatatctttaaacCTGATGGGTTTTCTTTCTCTGACCAATGTCAGCTACCTATTGGACTATGGTGGACTCATCTGTCCCATCTGGGGCATAGGCGACCAATCATCTTTCatcaggtgtcttggttcaggGCAATCTTGCCAATCTGCATCCAAATCTCTGCCCCATGTATTTCGGAGCTGCTCCTTTGTCCTCCTTTGGGGGCTCCAGGGAAGGACTTGTCTTGTAATGCTGGATGAACACTTGCCAGTCTCTTTGAAGGATATATTGTTCAAGTGAATGCTTCTTTTCTTTATGGACTCAAGAACATCCTAAAAGTGAGAAATATAAAATCCGACAATATAAATCCTAAAAAGGAAAATCTTGGCTAAATTTTACTGTGCAACATtaaaaatctgctaacatatgcaataacttgttggcaaggtaGCTTGTCATCCAAACTCTCTAAAAGCATTCAGCAtaaacccagccacctgggagacagaaacacataacagagcatcatggcgtcgcacaataaaaactggcgcacaaattggaaaagagaacagcgctaGCAGAAGAGAAgcaccagagaagaaaagcaaggccaatgacactagctccagctggaataacctgcctagtgtgcagCTATTTCAAACTGTATTAATGCTgctcttgtaaaatgttttacatgtttcggatgttccttcagagttgaaaccaaaccaaacctcctgcaggatgacaaGGGATGCGAGCTTGCAAGgattgaacctgggaccatcaataaGTCAGAACGGGAACCATGCAGGTTGACTGGTTGAGATGGAAAAAATCAAGATGTATGTCACTGAATAAATGTGTGTTGCATCTGTTACTGACAATGAGTTCATGTAACTCATGTCACATCAAATTTTCAATTAGAATCCATAAAAAAGTGTTAGTCTTGGTCTACCAAAAGTTAAACTCTGCTACCAATTCAATTTTGCTCACCTCATGCCATTCAAGTTGCAGTGAAGTGTTAAGCTCCTCAAAactcagattttttttctcctttgaaGAAGAAATAAATCGCTTTGGTGCTTAATTTATGCAGTTATTTAAAGTAATGCCCAGGGAGTTGTCAAACATAGACTATGACGGGCAGTATTGGATGAGCTCTGTGCTTTACCTTAGATCTGGGTATTTTTTGAATGCTTTTAAAAGACTTACGAAAAATTCAACATTTTCTCTGAAATAtttagctagccaggaaaaccagtgacttggcagaatttaggtcattggttaatatgcatgactaattgcatgatgcgtaggacgtaatcatcttcttatttgaagtaacgtctgtattatataagaaaagatatcACCttgtccataaaaaaaaaattttcaagcATAAAAGCATAGATATTAGTGCTACAAAGGGGATGGTCTTTGCATAAGGATGAGCACAGTAGTTCATGTGACCATGCAACTAAAATACATGTAAAATTAGCAATCGATATCAGTCTTTTGCTATTCATTTGGAATAAGCAAAAAAGAACTTTCAACTAGTTCAGATAATATATTACAAGTTTGCTTCTAATCTTCATTAGATTATATAAAAGccaatgcttttaaaaaaaatattaatttggcttacttcattatttattttcagtCTTTTGCGTACTATATGCTCTACATGCATCCCAAGCTGTGTCTTAATCATCTGGTTACATCGTTTCCCTTCCCCCAAAAAGTATTAGGACTAGCCTACACAGGCGGCATATGTAAAGGTAATGTAGTTGACTTTACAAATTATTCTTACATAGATGAATTTCTAAATCTGATTTgatggaattcttcattttgctcattactatttcactaccatgTTATGATTAGGCATCAATAAATTTTTCGTTTGttattacaaaatgttttaatttgacacATAATTAAAGgcaaatgcatgctctttttatagaacacaaaGTAAAGTGTATTAACTCaagcatttatttaatttaatgaggtcaaatcaacgacgGTATCGTCaactaggagagaaagagttaaagacttTATTGCTTTGGTCATTTAGTTCATTTCCTGGGAATGCATAGTAACATTTCTATATACatatactagccggatatgaccagCGGCCTGCAGgtcttagtttgggtattactgatctagtagATTTAAATCTGTGTCAAACATGGCAAATGttctcttaacatttttttttctatttagccacaaaaaatgaaatacacAGGGTGTGTATGTTTCACCTAACCATTCTTTCATCtctctttcaacacgcattcacaccattccacattcactcTATGGTGCGCACCACGTAACACCCAGATATGGCTGAAACATGTCTCCCAGATGAGAAAACTTTGAAGCTGAAACTAATGGTATCAATGCAAATGAATTGTTTGCACCCATGACGATAGAAATAAGGAACCATTGGATTGATTGATGAAGGCTGAAATATGTTTCATATGAAATGCATCTATCATTGCGTTCATGAATGAGATGTCACAACTTGGAAATCTTGTCCATTGGATCCAAAGTTGTATTGTCAGCGACTATGAATTTTCATTGTCAGCTACATACAAGCTTGAAAAGATTGTTCCTGTCACACACTAGTTTTAGAACCACTGTGACACAAAGTGAATTAGTAGTGATTTAGTAATCATGTAACTACTTCATGCCAACGCACTTGAAAATATTGGGTCTGTAACTGACCACGGGGTGATTTCAGTTAGTTGATCTTTGGACTCCTGAGAGTAAGGAGCTATACAAGAGAGTGTGATATGTTATGATATGACTTAGAGTATTATTGCAAGTTGTGGACTAGATATATAGACATTTTTCACGTGGATTACGTGAAGCCTATTGTATATTTTCTATGGCTCTATTTGCCAGCAAACTTATTTTATCTATCATGCAATAAACCTATATGTTGTCTGCAAAATGAGGACTTATTCAGTTCGTGATTGTTATTAACTGTTGTGCTGTAGCTGTAGTCTTACGACGTAACAAGTAGTGCAGAAACTCAAGTCATTCTCAATCAGGGTCATAAACCATTATAAATGCAACACCCAAGCCATTTACATTCACACCCTAGACATTTACAGTTCCAAAGCAATTATGTCTCATGGCAGTACTAACAAGTATATTATGTGCATCTGTTCTTCATTTCCAGAGAGATTCTACaagtgtaaaagaaataacttatTATCATTGGTACTGGTAGGGGATTGGCCTAGTGTTCCAAACACGAAACATGCAAAATTAGAAGTCTGTAACTGATTAGAgaatgggcctcattcaccaatcgtaaacaaacagcatttagccacgtggttctctatatcttctatataatttacgatctgatgtttaattcatgaaggttgtcacatgacagtttttttcgttgttttatcaataagatcacgtgactaaatgttgtttgtttatgattggtgaatgaggtccattataacTTTGCTAGTTTCTTTTCACAGAATGACATGATCACTATTACAAAAGTAAGTTCACCCCACCCCTttttcagaccatgtgatctatagggcagatgatactaAGGTTGCCCTTAATGaaggtgtcttgtggccagcagaacgaccaactatcccaaaa encodes:
- the LOC106061542 gene encoding ADAM 17-like protease isoform X4 yields the protein MPFLVMLSFCYIGIIASLESALCLSSFEYYETFNYISEFTRIKRSFGQTQLVKRVHFQVFNISFDLTLESGATVLARNFKTYLVNGYGKMRPFTIDTATVFTGHRTDNSSIIVSAHTEDVLWSIQVFEVNNIYVIEPAWYYLTADSNPKNNTYLAYRASDLKNVTWKCLNKYANQSKTFKTLYSMPDKAAGHFAELKKRSTKGTTCLMNMFADYDLFARRCRHSEQICGSLIVSLVQKADAIYRASVFDYEKNIMFTNISLHIKNLYIYTSYTISDPNGGKFVHFNVDGIAWTADDKLNSFAYYMLYMHPKLCLNHLVTSFPFPQKVLGLAYTGGICKVMSEDHFVMNTALISTMSSSQEQVSSLEVLLAFAHGHNFGSDHDPNKYPCSQSEANGGNYIMWAYSGTGKYTNNFRFSPCSLKSIGRTIANADCFVEDFDKSLCGNGLPEDTEECDPGLILNNDPCCTSDCQLKQGAICSDKHQQCCSSCRVASNQTMCSDTEYWSCKQRTYCTGDSLECPQALPLPNFTTCLDGGQCFNGVCVGYCEAKGQYEKLSLRSCLCKTPEFACKWCCYDDSDPDKQCKPHSNSSVLDGRRCYLGYCYSGVCEPIYTSPFMKVFNYILSLPKMDAV